Below is a genomic region from Brassica rapa cultivar Chiifu-401-42 chromosome A08, CAAS_Brap_v3.01, whole genome shotgun sequence.
acatatttacatgtttctacttttaatcggttttgttcggtttattcggtttaatcggttatataccaaaccatatccaaatcctacggtttttagaaaattatatccattcggtttatatggtatataccaaaaccaaaccatattatctatttcggttcggttcggttcggtacggttcggttttaccatattgaacagccctaataGAGTTTTAAATTTTGTGTTTAAAAGCTTTAGATAAACATGATACTTAATAGCCTTTCAAAGCTCATCTTGACatataacttaaaaatattgtaatataaGATAGATCTGTTCAGAGCAATATTTCATTAGAACGCATGactaaactttaaaaaataatcataaataaAAGGATAACTCTGATAATTTCAATTAATAAACACAAAACAATTACACACGGTAAAAATATTCTCACACACGCATACAACATTCATGACAAGGAACGCCTCTGTTAATTATAACATTAAAAAAGTCTTTGGCTCACTAAGCAAAGACTTGGATGGAACCTTATTAATTCTCTAAGTAAACATCACCATTTTATTGGCTCTTCTTCCACGAGAATAAACCTTCACTATTCTTGTTtatgtgtgtatgtatatatgtcTCAGCTAGCTGCTGATGCAAGAGAAGTGGCTGGCTCAGGAACAACATCGGCTGGAGAGAAACCGTTTGGTTTAGGATACTGTTTCTCCTCCAGTCCCCAAAACTTTGCTGTTTTGACATCATCTTCACACATTTGTTTTGAGAACTCCTCATGATCATACTCTAGTGTTGCTTCTCCTCCAAACTCCTTGGGAAGATTCTCAACATCAAAGTGTGATGTCATCAGTTCATCACTTGTTTTGTCTTTAGGGTACACAAACTTGACCTTTTGAGCTGTACATGGGTCCAAGAAGTACTTAACAGCCTACGTACAGGGATAAGAGTAGGTAAATAAATGACTCttttcaaaaacttttaaaaagattaaaaaacattttgatGAATGTGTAATGACTCTTTACCCTGTATACTGCTTGGAAAAGTCTTGGTGGATTGTAGAGAAAGGCGATACCGAGTCTCTCAGGGTAATGATTCTGTAGAATGTAGACAATCTCACGTGTTGTTTTCATAGGAACATTAGCAGCCATAGACCAACCAGTGAAATCAATGAGCCAAGACATTTGTTCTTGTCCCTTGGGAAGATTGAGGATTGCATTTTCAAGAAGATAGACCAAATGCTTGATATTACCTTCTGCTGATGTTGAGTTCTGTTTTACAATATCAAGAGTTTTTAAAACTaacgaaaaatatttttaaaatagtcaaATATGTGAAAATGCGCTTATTTACCTGTAATGCTGGTCTCATTATAAGCACTACTCTGCCTTGTCTATCATGAAAACTAGCTCTTGAAACTTTACCGGTCTCACCTTCATGTGCTACTTGATTCTGGAGAGAATTAAAAACAAGATTTACtcgtaaaatatacaaaatcattGAATATATGAGCAAAATAGAGTTAAAtctgttagcaaaaaaaaaaaggagagttAAATTTACCCAACGGATCTCTTGAGGTTTGTATGTTGATCTCCACTTGAGAGTCTCCTCAAGCATTTTCTTGGCTTTCTCCACATTCCAGTTTCGAGCAGCCAAATATCTCCTCAAGGAAGCATCAGAGCAGAACACTAAACTTTGTCCAGAGAGCGGCCCTATCGCAGATCTCAATTCTCTAACCTGAAATTTTGTAGGCGTAAGACTTTTGAAGTTATATTAATGagagaaaaatacaataaagaTTCTTGTATACCTTGTTATCATGCTGAGAACCATCATCAAGTTGGTGCGCATTCCTTCTCTTAAACATGTTTAGTTAACAATCTTTTAATCTCTAACGAGAAAGCTTCAAAGCCTAGAAATGGTAAATTATAGTTATGATCCAATAGGAGCTAGATTAGATTCAAGAATCAGCAAGAGGATAGTTTGATCGGCtattaatagaaaaataataatctaacaTCTAATACGGGATCAAGAATCCATTCTAGTTTACCTGACTAATAAAGATTCTACAAAGTTTTTGTCAATAATTCAACTTTGAAGAAACTCTCTAGAAAATCACAGGCCTTCTCGAAACGTATTATAATTCAAAGCATTTGTTACATATATTTTGACTTTTTAAGATCGCAAACTTCTTGGCCGAGAGAGACTTGGAAATGGTACACAGCTTTCTAGAGTTTTAGAACGAACTAAAAAAACGAAGTTGAAAACGCAAAGAGGATCTAACCTGATAATAAGGATCTCTTTGTATGAGTGATCGAGAGTCGAGAGAGAACGAAAGAGAGAGAGGTATCAATGGGGTTTGGTCGTCACGCGAGTATCATTCCCACTTTAAAAGGACTTAAAAGCATGAAACGTGGGAAAAGACATTAACCAATTTATGTGGCATTTAAAATTAATacgttttattaattaataagttatatattgatattcgaaacttttttaaaatggGCATATAGTATGTGTTTTATGTTCATGTGAAAGGCCAACTGTTGGTAAATTATAAATAGTAGtactatttaatttatttttgtataattaattttcagtttttggCGTTTGTTTGTTTGACCAAATATATAAGATCTGAAACGATTATTATTGTAAGAGACAAGAGATCCGAAAATCGTGCAGTAATAAGATTTGGTGATTttacaaaatacataaaatGTGGGAACTCCCTAGATCTAATGgttaattaaaattcatatgaAAGCCTaagttacaaaaacaaaatccatTACTAAATTTATACTAGAGATTGACATGCGCATCTGCACGGTATTGGTTTAATACTAAAGGAACAATCCGTATCTAAATAGATAGTCAAATGTTTATGCTTAACTgattatataaactaataactatttctatgtgtttgctaaattaagtgaaataaaaaaaagtttttagtaaaataattatatgtagtgaaaaattaagtaacaataaatttaatttttttattattttgatttaagttggtattttatttacaaaacatGTCTTTAAGTTATGTTTTTGGTTACGTAATTTTTCACcgattaaaactaaaaaaaaattttagtaaaacaaactaaaccgaacaacgcttaaccatatgcaaaactcaattaatttacatttttgattttataattgacacaaattaatgttgattaactaataaataaaaatatacactattattattatggtaatataattaatgatgttatatattgttaagttaatataattaatgaaactgttaaactgaataaaatatagaaatacaattaatgtaattatattaatgaaattactaaaaatataatatattttttatatttctatctATTATTTCCAAACATTTCTtatttatactattatacatgtttccaaacaatgtCAAAAAgtactttaattttaataatttagatagattaatgaaaacaaattgatattaaaaatatatgatatagataaaactatttttcatgaaaaaatgataaaatatacaGTGAAAAAAATCCATTACTAATACAATTCACATTGAAAAGGAAATCTTCTTTCACGTTCGAAGAACTCTTATGTGttgtctttttatttatttacgtTCATTATATGTCTTCCATCTTCGTCAATTGTGCCACGATCTAGAAGATCTGAAGAAGtaattaaagttaaaaaaaaagcttaacAAGTTCGCTACCTTGTAAGAAAGAAAacctattaatttttatatagacAAATAAAAAGAGTCCAGAAAAGACGACATCaaccaataataataatataaatataaatgtaacgTTTTACTCGAACTATTGATTTAGAAAACATCAAAGATTCGGTTTAGAAACATAACCATGTGCGTATGATGATATAATTAGCATACTCTTTATGTTTTTTGATTAAATCAGCATCATTGACATTGGACATTATTTGGACCAGTTATTATTAAATGGCATAAAAATACACCATGTGACGTTGATCCGAGCTTATCACTTTCTTAGTTTATTACTCTTTATAATCTGTTTTACcgaaaaataatatacaatatattgatcGGTCATCTCAAGAATCATACAAGTATATACTGGGAACAAGATTATTGTTTACTGTTATATTCATCttcttataattcaaaaaaCAGCTCATCAGGGAAGTTAAAAGATCATCGTCAATTGTTTTTATTGCC
It encodes:
- the LOC103834991 gene encoding phosphatidylinositol transfer protein 3; this encodes MFKRRNAHQLDDGSQHDNKVRELRSAIGPLSGQSLVFCSDASLRRYLAARNWNVEKAKKMLEETLKWRSTYKPQEIRWNQVAHEGETGKVSRASFHDRQGRVVLIMRPALQNSTSAEGNIKHLVYLLENAILNLPKGQEQMSWLIDFTGWSMAANVPMKTTREIVYILQNHYPERLGIAFLYNPPRLFQAVYRAVKYFLDPCTAQKVKFVYPKDKTSDELMTSHFDVENLPKEFGGEATLEYDHEEFSKQMCEDDVKTAKFWGLEEKQYPKPNGFSPADVVPEPATSLASAAS